Proteins from a genomic interval of Verrucomicrobium sp.:
- a CDS encoding class I SAM-dependent methyltransferase, whose protein sequence is MARPLSEKSSVEQIRARFDADVERFSNLETGQQAIPDAPLAMELIARAALAATPRARRVLDIGCGAGNNTLKLLSLLPPERAAEMEIDLLDLSAPMLARAAERVGPAVARVRTHQADLRAAALPEEGFDVILAAAVLHHLRDDADWEAAFARLHRLLAPGGSLWITDMVSHEIPAIQALMWERYGAYLEGLGGPAYREKVFAYIEQEDSPRPLTYQLDLLRRAGFSGVEVLHKTSAFAAYGAVKSGGSSPSS, encoded by the coding sequence GTCCGAAAAATCGAGCGTGGAGCAGATCCGCGCCCGCTTCGACGCCGACGTCGAGCGCTTCTCCAACCTGGAAACCGGCCAGCAGGCCATCCCGGACGCGCCCCTGGCCATGGAGCTGATCGCCCGCGCGGCCCTGGCCGCCACGCCCCGCGCGCGGCGCGTCCTGGACATCGGCTGCGGCGCGGGAAACAACACCCTAAAACTCCTCTCCCTGCTGCCGCCGGAACGGGCCGCGGAAATGGAAATCGATCTCCTGGACCTCAGCGCCCCCATGCTGGCCCGCGCGGCAGAACGCGTCGGCCCCGCCGTGGCCCGCGTCCGCACCCACCAGGCCGACCTGCGCGCCGCCGCCCTGCCCGAGGAAGGCTTCGACGTCATCCTGGCCGCCGCCGTCCTCCACCACCTGCGGGACGACGCCGACTGGGAGGCGGCCTTCGCCCGGCTCCACCGGCTCCTGGCCCCGGGCGGCTCCCTCTGGATCACCGACATGGTTTCCCACGAAATCCCCGCCATCCAGGCCCTCATGTGGGAGCGCTACGGCGCCTATCTGGAAGGATTGGGCGGGCCCGCCTACCGGGAAAAAGTCTTCGCCTACATCGAGCAGGAAGACTCCCCCCGCCCCCTCACCTACCAGCTGGACCTGCTACGGCGCGCCGGGTTTTCCGGCGTCGAAGTCCTGCACAAAACCTCCGCCTTCGCCGCCTACGGCGCGGTCAAGAGCGGCGGCTCCTCGCCTTCTTCTTAG
- the folE2 gene encoding GTP cyclohydrolase FolE2, with translation MKKASVSSLTDRQGERDDRNIPIDQVGIKGLRHPIEVRDRKFAVQHTVGTFAMTVDLPREFKGTHMSRFVEILQAHGRLIHVESIAPMLRELQARLHAQVARLSVEFPYFVEKEAPVTGSLGQVDYGVRFDATASGKKTDFLLTVVVPVSTLCPCSKAISARGAHNQRGYVTLTIRFAKRVWIEELIELVEASASAPLYSLLKRPDEKFVTEQAYDNPVFVEDLVRNVAVRCNRDPRIAWYRVEAENMESIHNHAAYACVEKRAGKAPVSKKKARSRRS, from the coding sequence CGACCAGGTGGGAATCAAGGGGCTGCGCCACCCGATCGAGGTGCGGGACCGGAAGTTTGCCGTGCAGCACACGGTGGGCACGTTTGCGATGACGGTCGACCTGCCGCGGGAGTTCAAGGGGACGCACATGAGCCGTTTTGTGGAGATTCTCCAGGCTCACGGGCGGCTGATCCATGTGGAGAGCATCGCCCCCATGCTGCGGGAGCTGCAGGCGCGGCTGCACGCGCAGGTGGCGCGGCTGAGCGTGGAGTTTCCCTATTTCGTGGAGAAGGAGGCGCCGGTGACGGGTTCCCTGGGGCAGGTCGATTACGGCGTCCGCTTTGACGCGACGGCTTCCGGGAAGAAGACCGATTTCCTCCTGACGGTGGTGGTGCCGGTCTCGACGCTCTGCCCCTGTTCCAAGGCGATCAGCGCGCGCGGGGCGCACAATCAGCGGGGCTATGTGACGCTGACGATCCGCTTCGCCAAGCGGGTCTGGATCGAGGAGCTGATCGAGTTGGTGGAGGCTTCCGCCAGCGCGCCGCTTTATTCGCTGTTGAAGCGGCCGGACGAGAAGTTCGTGACGGAGCAGGCGTATGACAACCCGGTTTTCGTCGAGGACCTAGTGCGGAACGTGGCGGTCCGCTGCAACCGGGACCCGCGCATCGCCTGGTACCGGGTGGAGGCGGAGAATATGGAGAGCATCCATAACCACGCCGCCTACGCCTGTGTGGAGAAGCGGGCGGGGAAGGCCCCCGTTTCTAAGAAGAAGGCGAGGAGCCGCCGCTCTTGA